In Solanum stenotomum isolate F172 chromosome 6, ASM1918654v1, whole genome shotgun sequence, one DNA window encodes the following:
- the LOC125868479 gene encoding uncharacterized protein LOC125868479, whose amino-acid sequence MPQKRKSKSKGKQVEVAAGEANQTTPSESPSQTFLTPLFPEELRRDGVPPEPPTDATVQDLRNAVQLLTRIVVGQGQRLEGPVAGIGGADRAASTQIRDFLNLDPPSFTGSDPNEDPQYFIDQIQRTLDVMHVIGKEVVELATHRLKGVAILWYETWKRSKSTDAPLATWKEFKKAFLDHYLPLEIREAHADQFLNLHQEGMSVREYSLQFNSLSRYAPNVVATMEDRVHRYVDRLDSPARPSFPYSTASAPPQFQGPRGKQFRQKSESQGSRTIGYPEQGSTSQSMPPRQPCKQCGRSHLGHLMRDCPKSRMGDIAQPTGSAVASSSSVPYLGRGLQVPTGRGRGVRGAASSSRVQNRTYALGSRQNLEASPDVVTGTLFIFSHNVYELIDPGSTLSYITPLVDGKLKRTPKLLNKPFQVSTPTGESIIARRVYRNCIVTVCDRDTLADLIELEMFEFNVIMGMDWLASCYATMDCRTKRVHFHFPNEAVLKWEGNVAAPRGKFISYLKARKMMSKGYICHLVRVRNVEAEPPTFQSVPVVNEFIDVFPEELPGLPPEREVEFGIDLIPGTQPISIPPYRMAPAELRELKEQLKDLLENGFIRPSVSPWSAPVLFVRYHQVRVKENDIPKTAFRTRYGHFEFLVMSFGLTNAPTIFMDLMNRVFKPFLDIFVIVFLDDILVYSRSKEDHANHLRQVLQVLRDRRLYAKFSKCEFWLKSATFLGHIVSDKGIRVDSQKIEAVKDWPRPTTPTEVRSFLGLAGYYRRFVEGFSSISAPLTKLTHKAAKFQWNDACERSLQELKSRLTSAPVLVLPEGTEGYAVYCDASGVGLECVLNQHGRVIAYASRQLRPHERNYSTLDLELAAVVFALKIWRHYSYGIHVDIYTNHKRKANIVADALSRKTISSINEQTVEKEVMAKDLRQLASLGVRLLETPKEGIVVHNVAESSLVVEVKEKQFKDPTLQRIKEKRVKVEHQKPEGYMQCMELPTWKWDMINMDFVTGLPCSFRNFDSIWIIVDRLTKSAHFLPVKTNYTAEEYAKLYIKEIFRLHGVPISIISYR is encoded by the exons ATGcctcaaaaaaggaaaagtaaaagcAAAGGAAAGCAAGTAGAAGTGGCGGCTGGAGAGGCCAACCAGACTACCCCAAGTGAGTCTCCATCACAAACATTCCTAACTCCTCTATTTCCTGAAGAGTTGAGAAGGGATGGAGTTCCCCCAGAACCACCTACAGATGCTACCGTGCAAGATTTGAGGAATGCCGTTCAATTATTGACTCGTATAGTTGTTGGCCAAGGTCAAAGGCTAGAAGGCCCAGTTGCAGGTATTGGTGGTGCAGATAGGGCAGCTAGCACGCAGATACGTGATTTCCTTAATTTGGACCCTCCATCATTCACTGGGTCAGATCCTAATGAAGATCCACAATACTTTATTGATCAAATCCAACGAACTTTGGATGTTATGCACGTGATTGGTAAAGAAGTTGTTGAGCTAGCAACACATAGATTAAAGGGTGTGGCCATATTATGGTATGAAACTTGGAAGCGATCTAAGAGTACAGATGCACCTCTAGCTacttggaaagaatttaaaaaggcATTTCTTGATCATTATTTGCCATTGGAGATTCGAGAGGCGCACGCAGATCAGTTCTTAAATCTTCACCAAGAGGGTATGAGCGTGAGAGAGTACAGTCTCCAATTTAATTCCTTGTCGAGGTATGCTCCTAATGTTGTTGCTACTATGGAGGATAGAGTTCATCGATATGTGGATAGATTGGATTC GCCAGCTAGGCCGTCATTTCCCTACTCTACAGCTAGTGCTCCACCCCAATTTCAAGGGCCGAGAGGCAAGCAGTTTAGGCAAAAGAGTGAGAGCCAAGGTTCACGGACAATTGGATATCCAGAGCAGGGCAGTACAAGCCAATCAATGCCTCCTAGGCAGCCTTGTAAACAATGTGGGAGGAGTCATCTAG GGCACCTAATGAGAGATTGCCCTAAAAGTCGCATGGGTGATATAGCACAACCTACTGGATCAGCTGTTGCATCGTCATCATCTGTGCCTTATTTAGGTAGAGGTCTACAAGTTCCTACAGGTCGTGGTAGAGGTGTTAGAGGAGCAGCTAGTTCTAGCAGAGTCCAAAATCGCACATATGCTCTAGGAAGTCGACAGAACTTGGAGGCTTCACCTGATGTAGTAACAGGTACATTGTTCATCTTTTCACATAATGTATATGAGTTAATTGATCCTGGTTCCACACTATCGTATATCACTCCACTAGTTGATGGGAAGCTTAAAAGAAcaccaaaattattgaataaaccATTTCAAGTGTCTACACCAACCGGTGAGTCTATTATAGCAAGAAGGGTGTATCGTAACTGCATAGTAACTGTTTGTGATCGTGATACATTGGCTGACCTAATTGAACTAGAAATGTTTGAATTTAATGTTataatgggtatggattggttggcTTCTTGTTATGCCACGATGGATTGCCGAACTAAGAGAGTGCACTTTCACTTTCCAAACGAGGCAGTCCTTAAATGGGAAGGCAATGTTGCAGCGCCAAGGGGTaagtttatttcttatttgaagGCGAGGAAGATGATGTCAAAAGGGTATATATGTCATCTAGTTAGAGTGAGAAATGTGGAGGCAGAACCACCGACTTTTCAATCTGTTCCTGTAGTAAATGAATTTATTGATGTGTTTCCTGAAGAGCTTCCAGGTTTACCCCCAGAACGAGAAGTAGAGTTTGGTATCGATTTAATTCCAGGCACTCAACCCATCTCTATTCCTCCGTATAGAATGGCCCCGGCAGAATTACGTGAATTAAAGGAACAATTAAAGGACTTGTTAGAAAATGGGTTTATAAGGCCTAGTGTATCCCCATGGAGTGCACCAGTGTTATTTGTAC gttatcaccaaGTGAGGGTGAAGGAGAACGATATACCCAAGACAGCTTTTCGAACACGGTATGGTCATTTCGAATTTCTCGTTATGTCATTTGGGCTAACAAATGCACCGACaatttttatggatttgatgaatagggtgttcaagccattctTGGATATATTTGTGATAGTATTTTTAGATGATATCTTGGTGTATTCAAGATCAAAAGAGGACCATGCAAATCACTTACGACAGGTATTACAAGTTCTTCGTGATCGGcggttgtatgccaagttctccaaatgtgaattttggttaaaatcAGCGACATTCTTGGGTCATATTGTATCTGATAAAGGAATAAGGGTTGATTCACAAAAGATAGAGGCCGTGAAAGATTGGCCAAGACCAACAACACCCACAGAGGTTCGTAGCTTCCTAGGGTTGgcaggttattatagaaggttcgttgaaggattttcttctatttctgcACCTTTAACTAAACTAACACACAAGGCAGCTAAATTTCAATGGAATGATGCATGTGAAAGAAGCTTACAAGAGTTGAAAAGTAGGCTAACTTCTGCACCTGTATTAGTACTTCCGGAAGGCACAGAGGGGTATGcagtatattgtgatgcttcaggGGTTGGTTTAGAATGTGTACTCAACCAGCATGGTAGAGTAATAGCTTATGCCTCAAGACAACTGCGGCCACATGAGAGAAACTACTCAACACTTGATCTTGAACTAGCAGCGGTTGTATTTGCTTTAAAGATATGGCGCCACTATTCATATGGGATTCATGTTGACATATATACAAACCATAAAA GGAAAGCAAACATAGTAGCTGATGCTCTTAGTCGCAAGACAATATCAAGTATTAATGAGCAAACCGTGGAAAAAGAAGTGATGGCGAAGGATCTACGTCAACTAGCTAGTTTGGGAGTTCGTCTTCTTGAAACCCCAAAAGAAGGGATTGTAGTGCATAATGTGGCAGAATCTTCATTAGTAGTTGAGGTAAAAGAGAAGCAGTTCAAAGATCCTACTCTACAACGAATTaaggagaag CGAGtcaaagtagagcaccaaaagccGGAAGGTTATATGCAGTGTATGGAGCTTCCAACTTGGAAGTGGgacatgatcaacatggattttgtcacTGGTTTACCTTGCTCGTTTCGTAATTTTGACTCCATATGGATAATAGTTGATAGACTCACCAAGTCAGCACATTTCTTGCCAGTTAAGACTAATTATACAGCTGAAGAGTATGCAAAGTTATATATTAAGGAGATATTTCGGCTACACGGGGTTCCAATCTCTATTATATCTTATCGATGA
- the LOC125868480 gene encoding uncharacterized protein LOC125868480, with translation MAPYEALYGRKCRSPIGWFEVGETALFGPDLVLQAMEKVKVIQQWLATTQIRHKSYADVRRRGLEFSIGDWVFLKVSPMKGCVGDPSYITPIKDVQVTGDLTYEEVPSAILDRQVKKLRNKEMASVKVLCRNQQVEEVTWEVEKAMKSKYPYLCEPKGEVQGAEWGH, from the exons ATGGCACCTTATGAAGCTTTATATGGAAGGAAGTGCAGATCACCAATTGGCTGGTTTGAAGTAGGCGAAACTGCTTTATTTGGACCAGACCTTGTTcttcaagctatggaaaaagttaagGTGATACAACAATGGCTAGCAACAACTCAAATCCGACACAAATCATATGcagatgttagaagaagaggaTTAGAATTTTCTATCGGAGATTGGGTGTTCTTGAAAGTATCGccaatgaaaggg TGCGTAGGTGACCCATCCTATATCACTCCTATTAAAGATGTACAAGTTACAGGGGATCTCACCTATGAAGAAGTACCTAGTGCTATTCTGGATCGTCAAGTTAAAAAGCTAAGGAATAAAGAAATGGCTTCAGTAAAGGTGCTTTGTAGGAACCAACAAGTGGAAGAAGTAACGTGGGAAGTTGAGAAAGCGATGAAATCCAAGTACCCATATTTATGTGAACCTAAAGGGGAAGTACAAGGTGCAGAATGGGGGCATTAA